A single region of the Govania unica genome encodes:
- the rplM gene encoding 50S ribosomal protein L13, giving the protein MKTFSAKPSDIEKKWLIIDAEGVVLGRLASIVAARLRGKHKPIFTPHMDCGDNVIIVNAEKVKLTGRKLSDKKFYWHTGHPGGIKERTIGQLLNGRFPERVIEKAVERMVPRGPLGRQQMRNLKVYAGVTHPHEAQQPEKLDLAAMNDKNVRSR; this is encoded by the coding sequence ATGAAAACCTTTTCGGCGAAACCGTCGGACATCGAAAAGAAGTGGCTCATCATCGACGCCGAAGGCGTGGTGCTTGGCCGTTTGGCTTCGATTGTTGCGGCCCGGCTCCGTGGTAAGCATAAGCCTATCTTCACTCCCCACATGGATTGCGGCGATAACGTCATCATCGTCAATGCGGAAAAGGTGAAGCTCACCGGCCGCAAGCTGTCCGACAAAAAGTTCTACTGGCATACCGGTCACCCGGGCGGCATCAAGGAGCGGACCATCGGTCAGCTTCTCAATGGCCGGTTCCCCGAGCGCGTGATCGAAAAGGCTGTGGAGCGCATGGTGCCGCGCGGCCCGCTTGGCCGTCAGCAGATGCGCAACCTGAAGGTTTATGCTGGTGTCACACATCCGCATGAAGCTCAGCAGCCCGAGAAGCTGGACCTTGCCGCGATGAACGACAAGAACGTGAGGAGCCGCTAA
- the rpsI gene encoding 30S ribosomal protein S9, whose product MAEEKKSLEDLKSLTQGTDTPGAAAAPVQPKLDAYGRAYATGKRKNAIARVWVKPGTGKIIVNGRDQTVYFARPTLRMLLNQPFQTAKREGQYDVICTVTGGGLSGQAGAVRHGVSKALTYYEPGLRPALKAGGFLTRDPRVVERKKYGRAKARRSFQFSKR is encoded by the coding sequence ATGGCCGAAGAAAAAAAGTCGCTGGAAGATCTGAAGTCCCTGACCCAGGGTACGGATACCCCGGGTGCGGCTGCAGCTCCGGTTCAGCCGAAGCTCGACGCTTATGGCCGCGCCTATGCCACCGGCAAGCGTAAGAACGCGATCGCCCGCGTGTGGGTGAAGCCAGGCACCGGCAAAATCATCGTCAACGGTCGTGACCAGACGGTCTATTTCGCCCGTCCGACGCTGCGCATGCTGCTGAACCAGCCGTTCCAGACCGCCAAGCGTGAAGGCCAGTATGACGTGATCTGCACCGTAACCGGTGGTGGTCTGTCGGGCCAGGCTGGCGCTGTGCGTCACGGTGTGTCGAAGGCGCTCACCTATTATGAACCGGGCCTGCGTCCGGCTCTGAAGGCTGGCGGCTTCCTGACCCGCGATCCGCGTGTTGTTGAACGTAAGAAATACGGCCGCGCGAAAGCTCGTCGTAGCTTCCAGTTCTCGAAGCGCTAG
- the argC gene encoding N-acetyl-gamma-glutamyl-phosphate reductase, with the protein MTDRKIRVGILGASGYTGADLIRLACRHPNIEIVFATADRKAGKALADVFPHLGRLKVPNLIAIEDIEWGGIEVEAVFCALPHATSQKVVKGILHGADHSLVDELIVEDADDIASSIKGKIKVIDLSADFRLRDLETYAEWYGKEHDAPELQKIAVYGLTEIYRDEIKKADLVACPGCYPTAALLSLIPLLDAKVITGEDIIIDAKSGVSGAGRSAKEQNLFTEVAEGMHAYAIASHRHAPEIEQELSRALGQSLLVNFTPHLVPMNRGEYETIYVKLSDGVTADDLRAVLTERYADEPFVHVVEKGMVPASRYVRGSNDCMIGVFEDRIPGRAMIIATIDNLVKGSSGQAIQNFNLMFGLPETTGLEQAPMFP; encoded by the coding sequence ATGACAGATAGGAAAATCCGGGTCGGGATTCTGGGGGCGAGTGGGTATACGGGGGCGGATCTTATTCGTCTGGCTTGTCGTCATCCGAATATCGAAATCGTCTTTGCCACGGCTGACCGGAAGGCCGGGAAGGCTCTGGCCGATGTGTTTCCGCATCTTGGGCGCTTGAAGGTGCCGAATCTGATCGCCATCGAGGATATCGAATGGGGCGGGATCGAGGTTGAGGCCGTGTTCTGTGCCTTGCCGCATGCGACGTCGCAGAAGGTCGTGAAGGGCATTCTTCATGGTGCCGATCATAGTCTGGTGGATGAGCTGATTGTCGAGGACGCGGACGATATCGCGTCGTCCATCAAGGGCAAGATCAAGGTTATTGATCTGTCGGCGGATTTCCGGCTGCGTGATCTTGAGACCTATGCCGAGTGGTATGGCAAGGAACATGACGCGCCGGAGTTGCAGAAGATTGCGGTCTATGGCCTGACGGAAATTTACCGGGACGAGATCAAAAAGGCTGATCTTGTGGCCTGTCCGGGCTGTTATCCGACGGCGGCGTTGCTGTCGCTCATTCCGTTGCTGGATGCGAAGGTCATCACGGGCGAGGATATCATCATCGACGCGAAGTCGGGGGTTTCGGGGGCCGGGCGCTCGGCCAAGGAACAGAATCTGTTCACCGAAGTGGCCGAAGGCATGCATGCCTATGCCATCGCAAGCCATCGCCATGCGCCGGAAATCGAGCAGGAATTGTCGCGGGCCTTGGGGCAGTCCCTGCTGGTGAACTTCACGCCGCATCTCGTGCCCATGAACCGGGGCGAGTATGAGACTATTTATGTGAAGCTCAGCGATGGGGTGACGGCGGATGATCTGCGGGCGGTGCTGACCGAGCGCTATGCCGATGAGCCGTTTGTTCATGTGGTCGAGAAGGGCATGGTTCCGGCCTCGCGTTATGTGCGCGGGTCGAATGATTGCATGATCGGGGTGTTCGAGGATCGTATTCCCGGCCGTGCCATGATCATTGCTACCATTGATAATCTGGTGAAGGGCTCGTCGGGGCAGGCGATCCAGAACTTTAACCTGATGTTCGGCCTGCCGGAAACCACGGGGCTTGAACAGGCGCCCATGTTC